The Centroberyx gerrardi isolate f3 chromosome 13, fCenGer3.hap1.cur.20231027, whole genome shotgun sequence genome contains the following window.
CTGTTGAAACAAATCTTGTTGACAGTCAACTGACATAGAGAGTCAACAGTGGAGTATCGAAATAAAGTGTTCCCATGTACTTGATTTAAAAAAGATTAGATCAGtgaattattattgaattattattgtattaattgtattaattgtgtgtgcgtgtgtgtgtgtgtgtgtgtgtgtgtgtgacgcagagGTCCTGCCTCCACCCCCTAACATCTCTGCAGTGGTTAGAGACGGAGGCCTGTTGGTGACCTGGGATCAGCCCTACAGTCGTTCATCCCGCACAACCAAATGCTTTACCTACCAGCTGGACATCAGTGGCCaggtacagagtgtgtgtgtgtgtgtgtgtgtgtgtgtgtgtgtgtgtgtgtgtgtatgtgcatagaTATTCCGGTTGGTTGCCAAGGCAACTTGACAATTGTTATCCAGCTGTGCTACATGTCTCCACCACTTCTTTGAGTGTGACTGGCCGTTTACTGTTCGCTGTATATGAGCTATATACCATTATGTCTTTCAGTTTGCTTTCAAATATTCTATGGTTCAGGATaaaaataatgttcttcatattGTTTTGCAAATACATTTACTTTTGTTAAGAGGGTATTTATTACTCATTTACTACTCTACATATACTTTACATTTCCTCcatttgcaatgcatgctgtttGTAATTAGATTAACATTTCCTCGTTTTTCATCGTTTTTAAAACACAAATGGCAAATTTTATGACAcattaactgctgtcccggctgaCCAAGACAGCTAAATAAGAAGAAATGGACGTGACAATAAAATTTGCAAGGCGACATGTTTTCGAGGGATCATTTCCTGGCAGAGCCATTTCTTGTTGCGAGTCTCAGGTGATTGgcagtaagcagagcgtaacgtaatgcacgcactgatatgaaaacactcaacacaatgaaataacgaTAAATCAGAAACTTTGACCAAATcaaatgaaggcttcatgttgtttactgtgatggattatcttgcTCTATGGaggttgtttttcatactgtacaataatGAATTGCTGATATCTCTACTACTACACTGACTGGAAACTACTAGGAATAATGTGAAGGAGATGGGCGGCATATAGACAAtcggcacaaacttaaaaagcACAGCTATTGTCCTTTAAATGAATTTGAACAATAAGTCCTCACAGTCAGAGCCTGAGTGGCAGACAACACCAACTTCTCTTTTTCAAATGAGgcaaacctgctgagtggaggctttccagttccaATACTGTAAACAAGAAGGGTTTTAGTAATAGTTTATTAAGGGGCCCGTCAAGACCATGTCCAATTACAATGTGTTGACTGGAGTTAGTTTGAAATGGGctgtaaaaaagtaaaatgcaCTAACTCAAATTTTACCACTCTAACAAAATCACATCCTAACAATGTCTGCATTagacatctttgatcatatgtGTCTATAacaatttgaattcctatataACAATGCGTCTTATCCTCAATTTGCAATCCCTGTCACTGAATCTTTTCAACCCAGGAGAGACTCAAGGATGTGACCGGGCAGCTGAATTATACGGAACCGAACGCAGATCCAACACGCACCTACAGAGTGAGGATGAGGACGAGGAAGAGCTTTCAGTGCATCGGATCTCTTCACTGGAGCGACTGGAGTCACACTGTCAGTGAGTGCTGGAACAGATTCAACCAGAAGCTGGCGGCCAGTTTGTGTCACCTCCATCCACTGGTCGATTATTGGGACGAGTGTGGAAGCAATAAATTAGCCGctttatattttgaaatacaatAACCTCGGTAAGGTCATCaccgtcagtgtgtgtgtgtgtctgtttgtgtgtgtgtgtgtgtttagcggTGGCCCCGACTGAGTCACCCCTCAAACTCAACTGCCTGGTGATCGTCACCATTTCACTTGGAATACCCATGATCCTcctggctgtgctgctgctgttcaggctTCAGAGGTAGCCTACCTggttcctgtttctctctgtatttctctcttgctcactaAACCGACTAACTGGTtgactgactcacacacacacagactcatacacatacacacgcacatgcacacatacacacacccacgcacacagtCTCGCtgcctctctttccatctctcctcttacgttttttgttttttttccaattcaacgagccatttcacatttcatactTTAATTCTGTCCTCTCTTTTAAATGTGAAACTGAGCAGAGTCAGACAGAACTGGAGGACAAAGTGCACCTTGCTGTAGAAGCAGTACAGTTAGAGAGAAAACTGAGCGCAGTAAGGAGAAGTGAGAGCGTAGGGACTGATggcggtgttttttttttctttttttaaactgtggCTGCAGAACATCCACCCCAAACTTCCTCCAAGTAGAAACAGAAACCGCCCATATGTCTTCACCAACAGCCAAACAGTGGaacaacacaaaatgaaagaaaacaccAAAGCACCTAGAGGAAGGATCTACTTGTTCTTTCTTTTACTGTTCCACTGCTTCTGTCAGCTATGAGTTTtagaataaatgaaataataaaatacgtTTATGCCAGGTGGAAAGTAGCCGAGAGTACTGTGAGTTTATTTCTTTAAGATGCATGTCGACATTCTTAGCCATagctcattgtgtgtgtgtgtgtgtgtgtgtgtgtgtgtatttcagagTGTCCAAGCTTCTGTTTCCTCCCATTCCTCGGCCCTCCCCCAAGTACAAATATTTTCTGGagaaaaatgacacatttctggtaaatatgcaaaatatgcacacacacacaaacacacacacacacacacacacgcacgcacgcacacgcacacacgcacacacgcacacatacacacacacacccccacttTATCACCCATTCAAATCCAACCACAATGACTCACATTAACGGTGCCAGTGTGTAGTGTGATTTtcttgtgttcttgtgtgttttttcagtttGCCCCTCCTGTCCAGCCGCCTAAATACGTGGAAGAGATcacagaggtggaggaggcagagcAAAGCCCCGAAAAGACATTTCAATAGCAACACACTACTGAAGTCACATATAGCTGTATCCACTGCCAGGTTTCCATATTAGAACATTTCCatacaagacatttttttttattgtcgcTGGTGCTTTTTTTTAGCCCAGGGTCTTTGTCAGGTTCATTAGATTATTTGTTATCCATTATATTTCTCCAGTCCAGTTTTATTCCACTTTTTAAATTTGTGAGCTGAGACATTGTGCCACCCATGAAAAAAGAACTAGTAATCCtacatattttagaaatatactgtactatacagATTTCAcaggaatgttatagtgataccataggtgATATGTGTATACTAGAGATAAAATGCCATATCATTCTCGGCTGTTTGCCATTTGCCtatttatttctgttgtttcagttataaatatatacaaaagGGACAAAGGCATGAATGTGTGGGCTTTTGGACTTTTGTGTGTGAAACAATGGTTGAAATAaagaataatatactgtatatatagatgGATGAATGATTGATGGTTGAAATATAGTGGCACAGAATCGTTTACTTATGTAAAATTGCATTGTCTCTCTTTATGAATTGCTGGAACCCAAATTAtaatcagacctgggtcaaataatgTATGCAAATAACTTGTTGTAATCTGCTTAATATGCCAAACTGGTGAGTTTTGTCACGTAGGAGAATAAAATGAGTGCCAGAAAAgtcaggaaagtatttgaaaatcAATTTAGTGTCAAATTTTTGTGCTATACAATCCGAATGGTTCCGATATTGTAAACACCTGTGTGGTACGTAAAGAAGGTTAATAGAAACACCGAGGACTATTTTCAAATACTGCTTGACCCAGGTCTAATTACAGCTGTACAACAGACATGTCTGGATGTGAACGAATCCTTTTATTAGTCTACCTTTCAAAGTGTGGCTGAGTATTCACCGCCATGAATGCAGAAAATAAGTCACATGTTGAAGTGGATGTCAGTGTTGACCACAGCTGTGCCTGCAAGAGCCTTTATGAG
Protein-coding sequences here:
- the LOC139918202 gene encoding granulocyte-macrophage colony-stimulating factor receptor subunit alpha-like isoform X2, translated to MKLSPVHLILWTSLLVLWAHRSSQHEAPDSYLCQDEDLYIDEPKVQRGNSSGQMQLVDEEEDNGNFSCLLYPTNTLNCSWSFHASPEERQSSTFIIICEGDEKHSFEEVRVSEEGVQSKSVVLCQHCIDYNTLYVILHVNVSLPNMWTTYTTKYDSDILEVLPPPPNISAVVRDGGLLVTWDQPYSRSSRTTKCFTYQLDISGQERLKDVTGQLNYTEPNADPTRTYRVRMRTRKSFQCIGSLHWSDWSHTVTVAPTESPLKLNCLVIVTISLGIPMILLAVLLLFRLQRVSKLLFPPIPRPSPKYKYFLEKNDTFLFAPPVQPPKYVEEITEVEEAEQSPEKTFQ
- the LOC139918202 gene encoding granulocyte-macrophage colony-stimulating factor receptor subunit alpha-like isoform X1; protein product: MKLSPVHLILWTSLLVLWAHRSSQHVSLAEAPDSYLCQDEDLYIDEPKVQRGNSSGQMQLVDEEEDNGNFSCLLYPTNTLNCSWSFHASPEERQSSTFIIICEGDEKHSFEEVRVSEEGVQSKSVVLCQHCIDYNTLYVILHVNVSLPNMWTTYTTKYDSDILEVLPPPPNISAVVRDGGLLVTWDQPYSRSSRTTKCFTYQLDISGQERLKDVTGQLNYTEPNADPTRTYRVRMRTRKSFQCIGSLHWSDWSHTVTVAPTESPLKLNCLVIVTISLGIPMILLAVLLLFRLQRVSKLLFPPIPRPSPKYKYFLEKNDTFLFAPPVQPPKYVEEITEVEEAEQSPEKTFQ